Genomic DNA from Urocitellus parryii isolate mUroPar1 chromosome 5, mUroPar1.hap1, whole genome shotgun sequence:
TCCCGCTGTGGAGGTGGAGCTTCCCCTGAGTCTGGCACAAACTGAGCACAAGCACAGCACTGAAGTCAGGACTGGAGACACTAGGGAACTAGATACCAACTCACCCCAGGAAGCAGGTGGCACTGGTACTGATGAAAGCCATGgtgagactgaggaaggagatgCAGCATGTGTTATAAGGCAAGAAGGAGAAGATGGTGATATAAAATGTTCTTCAGAAAAAGATGTGTGTGATCTAAACATTGACTCACCAGAAGAGAATCTggacaagaagaaaaaagttaaaaaatttccTGAGGCCTCTGATAGATGCCTAAGAAGTCAGCTTTCAGATTCTTCCTCTGCAGATAGGTACCTAAGAAATCAAAGTTCAGACTCTTCCCTCACTTGTCCTGAGACCAAGGTTTCTAAAAATCCTGGTGTAAAGTGTTCTAAAATAGAAGGGTACACTGGTAGGATAACACCCGAGGGCTTTCCATCTGATAGTTTTCATACAGAAGCTCTGGAGGATACCGAAAACCTGAATGTCAGTGATTGTCCCTCTGAGAACGATGCTGAGCaggagagtgaagcaggtgggATTGTCACGAggcaaacttttaaaaacatgctggcaaaagacatcaagaaggaagaaggggagattTTCCCCAGCAGTGATCCCATAACCACAGTCAGCCAGCCACTGTCTGGAGAGAGACTGGAAATCTATGTGCAGTCTAAGGTGGGTGAGAAAAATGCTCTTGTTCCCTCTGAAAATATTCCTTGTAGGGAGAACCTAGAGCAATCAAAAGAGAGGCCAGGACACACTCCCACCCAGAATGTGGAAGAGGGTAAGAGTGAGGTAGAGAATGCGGACACTCAGCATAAAGAAGATGCTAGCCATGCCCCAGCTACCCCAGTTGGGACATCAGATGGTCGAGGTGGTAATGATGCTGGGCCACAAAGGGAACCAAGGCCTAAGAGATTGACCTCTTCAGCGTACAATCTGAGACATGCTCATTCTCTGGACTCCTTGGATACTATGAAAGTTACTTCAGACAAGGAAGCTGCACAAATAAAGCCAACACCAAAGGATAACGAAGCTTCCGAGAGCACAGACCCCTTTGAGGAGGAGGATATGGACACAGTGGTAGACGAACAGCCCAAGTTTGTGGAATGGTGTGCTGAGGAGGAGAATCAGGAGCTCATTGCCAACTTCAACACCCAGTACATGAAAGTGCAGAAGGGTTGGATCCAGTTAGAGAAAGAAGCACAGCCAACACCCAGAGCCAGGAACAAGTCGGATAAACTGAAGGAGATctggaaaagcaagaaaagatcCCGAAAATGTAGGGGTTCCTTAGAAGTTCAGAAGTTTTCTCCTGTTCAGATGCTCTTTATGACAAACTTTAAATTATCCAATGTTTGTAAGTGGTTCTTAGAAACAACTGAAACCCGTTCCCTGGTAATTGTAAAGAAACTCAATACTCGTCTTCCAGGAGACATCCCCCCTGTCAAGCATCCTCTTCAGAAGTACTCTCCTTCTGGCCTGTATCCTAGTTCACTGCAGGCTGAACGCTTGAAAAAACACTTAAAGAAATTTCCTGGAGCTACTCCTGCTAGGAATAATTGGAAAACACAGAAGCTCTGGGCTAAATTTCGAGAGAATCTGGACCAAGTGGAGACAGAAGATGGCAGTGATATCAGCCTCAGTCCTAATTCTGAAGATGTCACAGAGGAAGTCAAGGAAGATAGAAGTAGCCATCCTCCCTCTAATCTACCTACTCCAGCCAGTACCCGGATCCTTAGAAAGTATTCTAATATTCGAGGAAAACTCAGAGGCCAGCATCGACTgatcaaaaatgagaaaatggaaagtcCACTAGGTGTGGCTGTGGAAAGTAAACAGAGTCGGAAGAGTGTGTGTATCAACCCTCTGATGTCCCCCAAGCTCGCTCTCCAGGTGCATGCAGACGGGTTTCCCCTTAAGCCCAAGAGTAcagaaggaatgaagggaaggaaagggaagcagGCGTCTGAGGTCTTGCTTAAAGCTGAAGTTCAGAATAAACGCAAGAGAGCAGAAGGCAGCAGCTCTCAGGACAGTAAGGACAAGGGGCCAGTGATAAGGGCcagcaaagaaaaacatgttgaagGACCCACCAAAACTCCTGCCAAGAAGCCAGCTGCAAGAGACAAAACCAACCAACTGCCCAAAAAGATGTCTTtgaaagagaacaaaatgaaGATCCCTAAAAAATCCTCTGGGAAGAGCTGCCCTCCCtctaggaaagaaaaggagaataccAACAAAAGACCTACCCAGTCCATTGCCTCAGAAGCAGTGGCAAAATCTACAAAGCAAAAGGGGACAGGTGAGTCCTCTTCTAGGCCTCAGAAAGTTGCAAACAGGAAACCAAGCAGTGGGAAGACTCGGGCCAGACCCTTGAAAAGTCCAGAGAACAGTGCaacccagagaaagagaaagctcaAGGCGAAGCTGGACTCTTCCCAGGGCAAACGGAGGAGGCTGGAGGCAAAGTGATGGAAGAATGGCAGCCAAGGGGGAGACTGTTCCTTAGGAGTAACCTTTAATTTTGCATTAACTAAATCTGCTTTTATAAGCTTGTCAAGCCTTTCAAATTATGAATAGTGGAGAAAACCACAATTTGAGATGTCAGAAAATATGTCTCAGGTGGAGAAGAGAACTTGCAGAGTCCTTCTCTGAGGCTGAGTAAGggaagttatatattttattctggtTGTTCCTTGGGTTTTAAACTTGGAACCAAGCAGTTTTCGTTTTAAAAGTACAGTGCCTTatttatcctttttgtttttaaatttacaaaagcTAAAAAGCTGATCTATGTGATTAAAGGCTTGTATTTTATACTTGATGCACAAGCACTTGTACTGTAGCGGAGAAGACCACCATCATGCACACGAAAGGAGCTTCAGCAGCCACCTGCAGCGGCTGTCCCTGTAGGTGCCCTCTTTGCAAACCACAGCAGTGActtccctgttttgtttttttgttttgttttgttaagtgATGTTTGAAAGCTAAACCAAATCATTATTATGGTATGTGGAGAATGCAGAggatttataattattataaaagattaatttttattatcctctttttaaaaaatcacattcattgttGATCACTCCTTtcacctttgttttttgtttgtttagttgtttggttggttggggtttttttttttttcttttttttaattggtcattTGACAACATGTTCTCTAAATTATGTGCCCTTGGGACAAATGATGTGTCACAAGTATAAATTCTGGTTTtgaattctgaaaattatttgcATTCCCAAATTGTATTACTGATTCTTAGcatcctctttttcatttttggctTTGCAAGCTTACTAGCATGCTAACAAggttttccttctgttttgggaggaaaaataatttttttcataccaTAACTGTAATTTGACAATTAGGATGAGAGTAActattcttatttcctttcttatccACAGTACTTCCCTGTTCAGAGAAAGCCAAAATATCATTTTCCATAAtaggtatgtttgtgtgtgtgcatgtgcatccAGGTGCATTTGCATGTGGTTATCAGCTGCAAATGTCTCCTGATCCCAGTTTTACAGTAAAATTCTTCTTTGTGCAGTGTGTACATGAGCTGAATAATTAGCGCAGACTAGATGGTTTTTAAATGACCCAGGGTTTCCATGGACATACCACAGTGGCACCAGACTGAGAGAGGTGTTAAATAGCACAGTTATGTAGAGGTCAGAGCACCCTGGCATCTGGAAGCAGCTGCCCAAGCATCTTAGTGGTTCTACACCCCTGCCCCCAGAGCTGAGGTTCAGCTGGGATGCTCTTGAGTAGATATCCATTCATGTTAGCACCATCCTGGGGGTTAAATGCTTATAGTGTTGTTCTTCCCCATGCCATGTCATTCTCTGTCCCATGACTCAGAAGTGAGAGCTGTAATATTTGTAATTGATGTTGTTTACCTCTCCCCAGGGAAGCCCGAGATAGGCGTATTGGCTTTACTCAGTGCCTGTGACATTGCTCTCTCATAACACAGTGTGTACTTGACATTTCCATTGGGCCACCAACAAACAGGCTGGGTTGTTTAAGCCTCAGTCAACTTCTTTAACATATTTTGTCACCAGAATAGGCTTGTGTGGATAGATGTTGCCCTgtgattactttaaaaaaaaaaatccagatctcTTTAGATTAACTCAGATGGActtttttacttttgttcattCAAATCATGATAAAACAGGTCATATGCCCATTCTGTAAAAGGTTTGCTGTATATAGGAAACTCTGATGATGGGACAGGACTGGAGAAAAGCATGTGATTTATGAGAAATAGAGAGTTGTGttgaatttcagagaaaatgaagCTTGCTGTCTTCAATGAAgcctccacccctccccaccttggCCCTTCAAAAGCTACCTGTATTAATGAAACTGTGGAGTGTGTTGCTGGCAGCCCTTTCTCAGCACTAAGTTGCACAAAAGCATTACTATGTTTTCAGTACATCCATTTAAtcttaaaaatggttttaaggtttaaaaaatatcttttcatatagTTGTCACTGGATATTGTTTTTGTGGTGACTTAAACAGCTGATGTTTGCCACTGTCAGGTGTGCTGATTCCTGTACATAAGAGGTGCCCCTTGACTGCTTATAGACTACCTTGTAAGGTGCTTGGATTAGGTTAGGGAGAGAAGTGAGGTAGTAAGTTGATGGAATTTTTCCAGTTCCAAGTTTGTAATTCATTCCATTACTTttctaagttctttttttatttttaaagctcacTTTAAGGTAATAACTTTCTCATTCTAGGCTGTATTTGAGGAAGTGTTGATATATTTGTGATGCACTTAGCAGTGCAATGGAtcatttttagaatcaacttgtcTTTCATAGTAGTAACTACACTTAAACAGACTGAGATGCCACACAATTAGGACACTTAAAAGTTTAGACTTGTTTTCCTATTTGTTAAATCTGATTCTTGTTGATTCAGTTAGTTTtgctaataaaagaaagaaaactaaaactccAGGGCCAACTCTGGAAGGCCCTTTGTACCTACAGCAGATTCTTGAAAAGTTATCTCCCAGATATCTCCAAGTCCACATTTGGTATTGACTCTAGTCTCCCCTTGTTTGCCTTCCTCTTCAGAGACCTTCCCGTAGACATTTTTGGCTTGCCACCAGATGTAAAGGCAGTCTTGTCTAGACCCCACATCTGAAAGGAATTCTGCTCCTGGGCCTACCCTCAGTGAAGTGACTGTCCCAGTGCTGAAGTTGAACACCAGAGGACTATATTCCCTCTGGGGGAACTGGAAGATCCCTAAGAAATCACCAGTAAAACTACCATAGCCTCCCCAAAGCTGGGCCTCCTCCAGACCATTTTCTATCCCATGAGGCTCCCTGGGTGTAGTCTACATTCTTAGTTGGGTCCAGAGCCTTGTCCCTAGCACTTCTGAGACTTCCTACCTGTGAGTGTTAACTTGCATCTATAATCAGCAGTTGCTAGCCCCTGTGATTCCTTATTAAAGAGTTCTATGTAGTCTTCCCTAAAACGGTTTTGTGCCTCATCATTCTTTGATGTTACAGAGAGAAGAGACATCTGTAGTCGTCTCTTTACATATACCATGCTTTCTCATGGGATCCTCTGCGCATCACATACTATTCAGGTGAATTTCTCACTGTTCAGATAGGTCAGTAGTAAAAAGCATCATTTCAAAACAGCTTCTTTGAATTGAGATTTGGCCTTTTTCCCACCTTGTGATGGATTCAGTTGAAGGGTAGGAACTGTCACTCATTTATGGCAGCATTTCTATTGATTAGTAGGCCTGAGAGTCTAGTAGGagaggacattttttaaaaatatttttttagttgtagtttggatacaatacctttattttatttatttttatgtggtgctgaggatggaactcagcgcctcacacatgctaggtgagcgctccaccactgagctacaacccagccccatcAGTTTCATTCTTACAAAGTTCTTTGTTTCCTGTAGCAAATGTTCTATTGATACAGCACAGGGGCTGCCATCCCTTTTTACTACAACTCTTTAGCATTGAATCTTCCTTTTAATCACCCATCACAGAACCACAGTGAGGCCAAAACCATAAGCAAATTAGGATTAAGAGTTCCAAAAGTATGTGAGCCAGCCTCCCATTTCACTCACATAGTACGTAATCAGAGAACTGTGGCCATGCTTCTTTTTTATTAAGATAAGCCATGACTTTGTTCTGTTAAAATTAGTTGAGAGTACTTCAGTTGGACCTCAGTCCTCCAGACATCCTGTTTAGATGTGAGGAAAAACCTTTTCATAGAATAGAAACAATCTCACAACAGACCCAAAGCACTGTTTACTCTTaagtttgattttggttttgaaaaataaaaattattggcaCTAATAACTTTTCAGTCAAATACTCTCAAACTAACTTTATATTAAAGTAAGCCAACAAATAAAACTAGAGGCTTTTGAagtgcttttgaaaaaaatgatgaaaaattggaaaatactaCATACTGAATGTGACTGAGAAGCTTGGGAATAATATCTTTAAACCAAATCCAGTCACTTCCAAGGTGGTAGTCCTCTCCTTCCCCCAAAACTCAAGGGTAAGTTTCTTCCAAATGAAGTAGAAAATCAtgttagtagaaaaaaaattttaacgtgggggtggtactggggattgaacccaggattatTGTtctactaagctacattcccaacttttaactttttgttttgagacagggtctcgctaagctCCTTACGGCctttaagttgttgaggctggcctagaacttgcaatcctcctgcctcagcctcttttttttttttttttttaagagagagtgatagagggagagagagagagagaatttttttttaatatttattttttagttattggcggacacaacattgttgtttgtatgtggtgctgaggatcgatcccgggccgcacgcacaccagaggagcgcgctaccacttgagccacatccccagccctgcctcagcctcttgagcctctgggattacaggcatgtgccactcatGCTTAGCCAGTGAAAAAATTCTGTCAGTGGCCCTTAAGGAGTGATGGTCTCAGTTGTtttgaaacatttattattttgatttttccccctttgcaATGCAagggatggaacccatggccttgcacaggctaggcaagtactctaccattgagctacaacccaccccaattcttttgaattcttagCTGTTACTTTTATGTCTGATTACAGCTTGATATTCAttgaaatactgaaataaaaaatttttaattttttagatgttgatggacttttattttattcatttatttatatgtggttctgagaattgaacccagtgcctcacacatagtaggcaagtactctgccactgagccacaaccccagtccttttttaaaaatttttggtgggcctttattttgttcatttatttgtacgTGGGGctaagactcaaacccagtgcctcacacatgccaggcaagcactctaccactaagccacaaccccagttcctaaaaaaaattttttttaaagtgtggaaTCACATCTGTGTATCACATCAGCAAGGTGGTCTTCACATCCAGGATAAGTACTCTTCCCCATGGTTGCTTCCAAATccttttcagggggaaaaaaaatcaatagataatTGTATTAAGGGgttgggaatttagctcagtagcagagtgcttagGCTTGGCAAGACTCAGGCCTGGTTCAGTCCTAGGCCTTAAGGGGGTAGGGGGAAAATGAGGAAactcccacccccaaaaaagattgTTGTATTTAAAATAAGCAGTATTAGGGGAACCCTTTTGAGACTGCCTTCAATATTAATTTAAGCTTGAAACATCAAAAGAGGCCTCTTACAGTGGGTGGTTTGTGAACCTTGAGGTCCTTTTGACTCTTGAAGAAACCCAGAAAGCTCTGATGCTAAGGCTTGACAGTGCCCTGCTGCACTGTTGACGAGCAGCCCCAGGGAACCACCTTGGACACTTTGTGGAGGAAGTCCTTGCTCAAGCTTTAGCCATTGGAGTTGAACCAGAGCTGGTAAGTTCCTTCCATTACCACTTGTCCATCTGATCTTCCTTTTCCCAGAGCCTTGATGTTTTATGCTAAGCGCTTAGGCAACACAAGTGGCTTTGCAGTCAAGTTAGCTGAGCTCGGACACTGGAGCTTTCTTACCTGATGAGACCCTCCTATTTAACACAAGGTGTCCAGTGTAAAAGCCACTTGAAACATTCTGAAAAAGCAgccaggtggggctggggctgtagctcagtagtagtgcctttgcctggcacatgggaggcactgggttcaattctccgcaccacatataaagaaataaaataaaggtccatcaacaactaaatatgtgtgtgtgtgtatgtatatacatacatacatacatacaaagaccctttaaaaaaagaaaaagcagccaAGTGTCCATATTATTGTGCCGGAAGTTGGAATTaataaattttacctttttaaaaaaatttttatagtggatggacacagtacctttattttatttttatgtggtgctgaggatcaaatttaTGGTCAaatgcctcacatgtactaggcaagcattctaccaatatTTACTACCTGATCCTTTATAGCACATTTACTGATCCTTGCATGGTAGTCATTCAAGGTCAGGTTGTATTGACAGgcacaaatttattttatgtagtctAGCATTGCAACAATTCTTTACCTAAGTTTTAAGATATCTTGTCTGTTCATCTCAGTATTCATCTACTATTGCATATTATTCCTGAAGAATGCTGtgcataagaaaaaaagaaaaatacctccTTTTCTGATTGAATATTTGTTGATGCATTGTGGGCATACATATGATCATATCTACTAGAGTCTGTCcttaaaactaaaagaagaaactttttaaattaaaagtcatCTTCAATTTTATGAATCCCAGAGAACTTGACTTTATGGTAGACATTCCACTAATAGCAATGCTCAACATAAGCTCTTTACTAATACTTAAAGCCTAGAATAATGCCTCTCCCCAAAAGCACAGGGCCTGTTAATTTTATCCCCAGAGCCCTCCACTCCTTGTTTCTAGGGCAATTGGAAGTTTATTACTCCCCAAGCTTTGGTCACTACTTGTGAATATGAATGAATGGTCTTCGCCTATTCCAACCTGAAATCCAGATCACACATACTTCTTGAGATACTATTATGTCAGTTGCACACCAGCAGCTTTAGTTGAACCAAGTTTAGGCACTCTTCCTGGCCCATGAAGCATGATCCTGGTCAGGCCTGAATTAGCTCCTCGTCTTAGGGGGGTCATCCTTGGTACttgcccttcctcttccctcttgcTTATGCCATCAACTCCCTTCTGGGTGGCATCTTCTCTGGGATAGTCCCCTCCCCCAAGTGCTTCACTAAACTCATATCacataaaaagcatttttctcttaataactttttttttcttcttccagtatTTAGATGTTAGGTCCAAGTACCGTTCACTTATCAACCTattttccatctcatttttttGTGATCCACACCTTGTGTTACCTTGTAGCTGAAGCTGTAGTGTTTGG
This window encodes:
- the Lcor gene encoding ligand-dependent corepressor isoform X3 — translated: MVKLCTHHQKQFIRVLSDLYTESQPGTEDLPPLDSGAMDASICNAGCAQLSSSHREKDAMCHDRKSPTSVDLFVDSSGSHSSVHITEQTLKEPPPETNSVDGRENALTVVQKDSSELPATQPNSSSSTDCSTLGYLTVSNSSSQNFHHISKSLEVQTTGKEQDTNMKTCEDSKDHMQSSALVESLLGVKVAAENSEEGNSYVVSQRNSFKALSEEKWDSGFMENSSRTADKENALQCGSKTPLCQDLEADEQDARPKQENHLHSLGRNKVGYHSHPSDKGQFDHSKDGWLASSPMPAIHKAPNGHSRTKMISASIKTARKSKRASGLRINDYDNQCDVVYISQPITECHFENQRSILSSRKTARKSTRGYFFNGDCCELPTVRTLARNLHTQEKASCSPLASEAVVMPKQTLTVSAPRHTDLQLPREDHTEGPSKEITSFKEGGGDTSSVKESQEPEVCPMMNELNSSSSSRPEEMTASNPVCPGPAHLPEEDAPEDSAAVSASTASVVSSSEQDQQPVAPLDAEELSVIQDCHLGPTIESISGQSSDEVFCKPLSSPEVISREESPLCSEDQSPAVEVELPLSLAQTEHKHSTEVRTGDTRELDTNSPQEAGGTGTDESHGETEEGDAACVIRQEGEDGDIKCSSEKDVCDLNIDSPEENLDKKKKVKKFPEASDRCLRSQLSDSSSADRYLRNQSSDSSLTCPETKVSKNPGVKCSKIEGYTGRITPEGFPSDSFHTEALEDTENLNVSDCPSENDAEQESEAGGIVTRQTFKNMLAKDIKKEEGEIFPSSDPITTVSQPLSGERLEIYVQSKVGEKNALVPSENIPCRENLEQSKERPGHTPTQNVEEGKSEVENADTQHKEDASHAPATPVGTSDGRGGNDAGPQREPRPKRLTSSAYNLRHAHSLDSLDTMKVTSDKEAAQIKPTPKDNEASESTDPFEEEDMDTVVDEQPKFVEWCAEEENQELIANFNTQYMKVQKGWIQLEKEAQPTPRARNKSDKLKEIWKSKKRSRKCRGSLEVQKFSPVQMLFMTNFKLSNVCKWFLETTETRSLVIVKKLNTRLPGDIPPVKHPLQKYSPSGLYPSSLQAERLKKHLKKFPGATPARNNWKTQKLWAKFRENLDQVETEDGSDISLSPNSEDVTEEVKEDRSSHPPSNLPTPASTRILRKYSNIRGKLRGQHRLIKNEKMESPLGVAVESKQSRKSVCINPLMSPKLALQVHADGFPLKPKSTEGMKGRKGKQASEVLLKAEVQNKRKRAEGSSSQDSKDKGPVIRASKEKHVEGPTKTPAKKPAARDKTNQLPKKMSLKENKMKIPKKSSGKSCPPSRKEKENTNKRPTQSIASEAVAKSTKQKGTVLPCSEKAKISFSIIGMFVCVHVHPGAFACGYQLQMSPDPSFTVKFFFVQCVHELNN
- the Lcor gene encoding ligand-dependent corepressor isoform X2, coding for MQRMIQQFAAEYTSKNSSTQDPSQPNSTKNQSLPKASPVTTSPTAATTQNPVLSKLLMADQDSPLDLTVRKSQSEPSEQDVCVSADGVLDLSTKKSPCAGSTSLSHSAGCSSTQGNGENSTETLAVDSNNQSKSPLEKFMVKLCTHHQKQFIRVLSDLYTESQPGTEDLPPLDSGAMDASICNAGCAQLSSSHREKDAMCHDRKSPTSVDLFVDSSGSHSSVHITEQTLKEPPPETNSVDGRENALTVVQKDSSELPATQPNSSSSTDCSTLGYLTVSNSSSQNFHHISKSLEVQTTGKEQDTNMKTCEDSKDHMQSSALVESLLGVKVAAENSEEGNSYVVSQRNSFKALSEEKWDSGFMENSSRTADKENALQCGSKTPLCQDLEADEQDARPKQENHLHSLGRNKVGYHSHPSDKGQFDHSKDGWLASSPMPAIHKAPNGHSRTKMISASIKTARKSKRASGLRINDYDNQCDVVYISQPITECHFENQRSILSSRKTARKSTRGYFFNGDCCELPTVRTLARNLHTQEKASCSPLASEAVVMPKQTLTVSAPRHTDLQLPREDHTEGPSKEITSFKEGGGDTSSVKESQEPEVCPMMNELNSSSSSRPEEMTASNPVCPGPAHLPEEDAPEDSAAVSASTASVVSSSEQDQQPVAPLDAEELSVIQDCHLGPTIESISGQSSDEVFCKPLSSPEVISREESPLCSEDQSPAVEVELPLSLAQTEHKHSTEVRTGDTRELDTNSPQEAGGTGTDESHGETEEGDAACVIRQEGEDGDIKCSSEKDVCDLNIDSPEENLDKKKKVKKFPEASDRCLRSQLSDSSSADRYLRNQSSDSSLTCPETKVSKNPGVKCSKIEGYTGRITPEGFPSDSFHTEALEDTENLNVSDCPSENDAEQESEAGGIVTRQTFKNMLAKDIKKEEGEIFPSSDPITTVSQPLSGERLEIYVQSKVGEKNALVPSENIPCRENLEQSKERPGHTPTQNVEEGKSEVENADTQHKEDASHAPATPVGTSDGRGGNDAGPQREPRPKRLTSSAYNLRHAHSLDSLDTMKVTSDKEAAQIKPTPKDNEASESTDPFEEEDMDTVVDEQPKFVEWCAEEENQELIANFNTQYMKVQKGWIQLEKEAQPTPRARNKSDKLKEIWKSKKRSRKCRGSLEVQKFSPVQMLFMTNFKLSNVCKWFLETTETRSLVIVKKLNTRLPGDIPPVKHPLQKYSPSGLYPSSLQAERLKKHLKKFPGATPARNNWKTQKLWAKFRENLDQVETEDGSDISLSPNSEDVTEEVKEDRSSHPPSNLPTPASTRILRKYSNIRGKLRGQHRLIKNEKMESPLGVAVESKQSRKSVCINPLMSPKLALQVHADGFPLKPKSTEGMKGRKGKQASEVLLKAEVQNKRKRAEGSSSQDSKDKGPVIRASKEKHVEGPTKTPAKKPAARDKTNQLPKKMSLKENKMKIPKKSSGKSCPPSRKEKENTNKRPTQSIASEAVAKSTKQKGTVLPCSEKAKISFSIIGMFVCVHVHPGAFACGYQLQMSPDPSFTVKFFFVQCVHELNN